From a single Sulfolobus sp. E5-1-F genomic region:
- a CDS encoding S53 family peptidase: protein MIWSTFLLILTLSGIVLPLIMTNINNQSISTLSPNYYLTVAIVFPPNNLTLLQQYVQQHIVLNQSQVEKLFIPTEEISRTLSQLRQLNISAASYMNVILASGTVSKLEKVLNGKFYVYEFDGKKFYEFSGSPVIPNAIVIGTNITSLILNKPTTLYNITQAVAYNALAPSQLLDAYNITWLHAHNITGKGTVIGVLDFYGDPYIQQQLEEFDKQYNISNPPFFKIVPIGAYNPNDGITTGWAMEISLDIEYAHIIAPDAGIVLYVANPNIPLPAIIAYIVQQNEVNVLSQSFGIPELYVDLGLIPLSYVNSLMYEYWLGEVEGITFTAASGDAGGNGYNYFLAPQGSVIFPASIPYVLAVGGSSVYISGNKTIETAWSGESVLGATTGGYSTLFPAPSYQGSNGFRLVPDVVADANPYTGVFILYYYNQTYLVGGTSLATPVVSGIIDLMTQEYGRLGFVNPYLYELRNTSALTPIRFGYNTPYYVNSSELNPVTGLGSINAGYLYQLLPKVMHSPTIAVAVYNSTYLDGQVVKVVANISGIMPSSVIGMVFNGSSVIQQFPLSFNGTYWVGKFIASGSGIQEVIVKADNLEGDTYVTIGYQAQFIFPPIALFPQPESVPIVVQLIYPNGSLVKNPPNLTAIIYKYDQIDNKMSIVSSVLLQRTPVINLSVLGIQIQFGYLTGVYQLPSTIVSGVYFIKIPNVFGFDEFVSGIYILDAVYPPIFTNPVVVSPGQNVTILAEALATGSPNVTVSFYNISGAEVYSIPVNAITYQNTLIYITQITLPKLKPGYYYVVAKAIYNASNFTAKGIGVTQIYVSPYSLNVKVRIIPNTSIVYQNQQIYIIANITYPNGTEVKCGSFSAIIVPSYLSSQFDNLQLQYSVPLTYFNGSWIGKLQIPSGSSSNSLGYSTYGISGYWYVYVEGISADGIPTSFPATLDVNTLSINPLSPSSQFVVLPYVYVRAFNGTIAFNEFIDNAIIVGHNATFVNSIIRNLIVENGSVTLINSRALNVSLINSQIIKINSTIGNNVNYITTIGSNYIKSGYLSVGNPILIIIGVALDIVTIIILILIRIRRKKFI, encoded by the coding sequence ATGATATGGAGTACATTTTTATTGATTTTAACCTTAAGTGGTATCGTTCTACCATTGATTATGACAAATATAAATAACCAATCCATCTCTACATTATCTCCAAACTATTACTTAACTGTAGCTATAGTTTTTCCACCTAATAATTTAACACTTTTACAACAGTATGTTCAGCAACATATTGTATTAAATCAGAGTCAAGTGGAGAAGCTTTTCATTCCAACTGAGGAAATTTCAAGAACCTTATCTCAGTTAAGGCAATTAAATATATCTGCAGCTAGCTATATGAATGTGATATTAGCTAGCGGAACCGTTTCCAAGTTAGAAAAAGTGTTAAATGGAAAATTCTATGTTTATGAATTTGATGGGAAGAAATTCTATGAGTTTTCCGGATCTCCAGTTATTCCAAACGCTATTGTAATAGGTACCAATATTACTTCATTAATTCTAAATAAACCTACGACGCTCTATAACATTACACAAGCAGTAGCATATAATGCTTTAGCGCCTAGTCAATTACTTGATGCCTATAATATTACTTGGCTACATGCCCATAATATAACTGGAAAAGGCACTGTTATAGGAGTATTGGATTTTTACGGTGACCCATACATTCAGCAACAATTAGAAGAATTTGATAAACAATACAATATTTCTAATCCTCCGTTCTTTAAAATCGTTCCTATAGGGGCTTATAATCCTAATGATGGTATAACAACAGGCTGGGCAATGGAGATCTCGTTAGATATCGAGTATGCACATATTATAGCTCCCGATGCTGGAATTGTTTTATACGTCGCTAATCCAAATATTCCTCTTCCTGCAATTATAGCATATATAGTTCAGCAAAATGAGGTAAATGTCCTATCACAGAGCTTTGGTATCCCTGAACTTTACGTAGATTTAGGGCTAATTCCTCTTTCATATGTCAACTCGTTAATGTATGAATACTGGCTAGGTGAAGTAGAGGGAATTACTTTCACCGCAGCATCTGGTGACGCAGGCGGAAATGGTTATAATTACTTCTTAGCTCCACAAGGTTCCGTAATATTCCCAGCTTCGATACCTTATGTTTTAGCAGTAGGTGGTTCATCTGTTTACATCTCAGGAAATAAGACTATTGAGACAGCGTGGAGCGGGGAAAGTGTTCTAGGGGCTACCACTGGAGGATATAGTACACTGTTCCCAGCACCTTCGTATCAAGGCAGTAATGGTTTTAGATTAGTTCCGGATGTTGTAGCTGATGCCAATCCATATACTGGTGTTTTTATCTTATATTACTACAATCAAACTTACCTAGTTGGAGGTACATCGTTAGCTACACCAGTAGTTAGCGGGATTATTGACTTAATGACTCAAGAATATGGTAGGTTGGGATTTGTAAATCCTTACCTTTATGAGCTGAGAAATACAAGCGCATTAACGCCTATAAGGTTTGGATATAATACACCTTATTATGTTAACTCCTCTGAGTTAAATCCTGTAACTGGTTTAGGGTCAATAAATGCTGGATATCTGTATCAATTACTACCTAAAGTAATGCATTCCCCTACTATTGCTGTTGCAGTCTATAATAGTACATATTTAGATGGACAAGTCGTAAAAGTAGTCGCTAATATTTCCGGAATAATGCCATCAAGCGTAATTGGAATGGTTTTTAATGGCAGTTCTGTTATTCAGCAGTTCCCATTATCATTTAATGGAACTTATTGGGTTGGCAAGTTTATTGCAAGTGGAAGTGGTATACAAGAGGTAATAGTAAAAGCTGATAATTTGGAAGGTGATACTTACGTTACTATTGGCTATCAGGCCCAATTCATCTTTCCCCCTATTGCATTATTCCCACAACCTGAATCCGTTCCTATAGTGGTTCAACTTATATATCCTAACGGTTCTCTGGTAAAGAATCCTCCAAATCTTACAGCTATAATATATAAATATGATCAGATAGACAACAAGATGTCAATTGTTTCAAGTGTTCTATTGCAAAGAACTCCAGTGATAAACCTTTCCGTTTTAGGTATACAAATACAATTTGGTTACCTTACTGGGGTCTATCAGTTGCCAAGTACTATTGTAAGTGGTGTCTACTTTATTAAAATACCGAATGTATTTGGTTTCGATGAATTCGTTAGCGGAATATATATTCTTGATGCAGTATATCCTCCAATCTTCACAAACCCAGTTGTAGTCTCTCCTGGTCAAAACGTTACTATACTTGCCGAAGCCTTAGCAACGGGATCGCCAAACGTTACGGTAAGTTTCTATAACATATCCGGTGCCGAAGTTTACTCTATACCCGTAAATGCAATCACTTATCAAAATACTTTAATATATATAACCCAAATTACCTTGCCAAAATTGAAGCCCGGATACTATTATGTTGTAGCTAAGGCAATTTACAACGCTTCTAACTTTACTGCGAAAGGCATAGGTGTAACTCAAATTTACGTGTCTCCTTATTCACTTAATGTTAAGGTTAGAATAATACCCAATACCAGTATCGTATACCAAAACCAACAGATTTACATAATAGCTAATATTACTTATCCTAATGGTACTGAGGTCAAATGTGGCTCATTTTCCGCTATTATTGTTCCTTCTTATCTTTCTAGCCAGTTTGACAACTTACAACTACAATATAGTGTACCTCTAACATACTTTAACGGCAGTTGGATCGGTAAATTACAAATCCCCAGTGGATCATCTTCTAACTCCTTAGGATATTCTACTTATGGTATATCTGGTTATTGGTATGTTTACGTGGAAGGGATATCAGCGGATGGAATTCCTACGAGTTTCCCTGCTACGCTAGACGTGAATACCTTATCCATAAATCCACTATCGCCTTCGAGCCAATTCGTAGTCTTACCATATGTGTATGTGCGTGCATTCAATGGTACTATAGCCTTCAATGAATTTATAGATAATGCTATAATAGTTGGTCATAACGCTACGTTTGTTAATAGTATAATACGTAATCTAATAGTTGAAAACGGTTCAGTAACCTTGATAAATTCTAGGGCATTGAATGTGAGTTTAATTAATTCTCAAATAATAAAGATAAATAGTACTATAGGTAATAATGTAAATTATATCACAACAATTGGTA
- a CDS encoding transposase, whose amino-acid sequence MTSTTDHNRTYVRSAFKNLLSLFSLIFLSLPDEKVKKILRALLKARGRYLSELGNEGKYALNALNSVKAENVISAIEEQAKKLLKVRDKRVAVDFHAIPQYHKSKNLLARIKPTKGTTYGLVQIAIYLMGRVKGFISVQPVTEKNVTKNFKEIFTNLERQVKELGFKLTIIFADREFAVNEVLSFLVERGVDFVIAARLNMYKNYLKELEEINVTYAGVTYTGFLVKRHRSGAYLVILREGDRLVSFLVRSRVSEYEAIFLAEMYRRRWGIETAFRSLESFRIRTRTCDVRKELVIVLISYLIVNAWFILSSRRRIKLREFADEMISLSSTEMRGEGSQTSSKSYLDYPVCLYTRLLVYLN is encoded by the coding sequence ATGACCAGTACAACAGACCATAATAGAACTTACGTTAGGTCCGCCTTCAAGAATTTATTATCCCTTTTCTCCCTAATATTCCTTTCTCTCCCAGATGAGAAGGTAAAAAAGATCTTGAGAGCACTCTTGAAAGCTAGAGGAAGATACTTAAGCGAGCTTGGAAACGAGGGAAAATACGCGCTCAACGCCCTAAACTCGGTGAAAGCTGAAAACGTGATAAGCGCAATAGAGGAACAGGCTAAAAAACTCCTCAAGGTCAGGGACAAGAGGGTAGCAGTGGACTTCCACGCAATACCACAATACCACAAATCAAAGAACTTACTAGCGAGAATAAAACCAACCAAGGGCACAACCTATGGACTAGTCCAAATAGCGATCTACCTCATGGGAAGAGTTAAGGGATTCATAAGCGTCCAACCCGTTACCGAGAAGAACGTAACAAAGAACTTCAAGGAAATCTTCACAAACCTCGAGAGACAAGTCAAGGAGCTGGGATTCAAGCTAACAATTATCTTCGCCGATAGGGAGTTCGCCGTGAACGAGGTACTCTCGTTCCTCGTGGAGAGGGGAGTTGACTTCGTCATAGCAGCTAGGTTGAACATGTATAAGAATTACCTCAAGGAGTTGGAGGAGATTAATGTAACCTACGCTGGGGTAACCTATACGGGTTTCTTGGTTAAGAGGCATCGTTCTGGAGCTTATTTGGTTATCTTGAGGGAGGGAGATAGGTTAGTCTCGTTTTTGGTGAGGAGTAGGGTTTCGGAGTACGAGGCCATTTTCTTGGCTGAGATGTATAGGAGGAGGTGGGGAATAGAGACTGCATTTCGTTCCCTTGAGAGCTTTAGGATAAGGACGAGGACTTGTGACGTGAGGAAGGAGTTGGTTATCGTCCTCATCTCGTATCTCATAGTTAATGCTTGGTTTATTCTCTCATCTCGTCGGAGGATCAAGTTGAGGGAGTTTGCAGACGAGATGATCTCTCTTTCCTCGACTGAGATGAGGGGAGAGGGATCTCAAACGAGTTCTAAATCTTACTTGGACTACCCAGTTTGTTTGTATACTCGTTTACTTGTTTACTTGAATTGA